From a single Candidatus Methylacidiphilales bacterium genomic region:
- the tatA gene encoding twin-arginine translocase TatA/TatE family subunit: MMLAFLNLGGPEIIFIFLAIILLFGAKKLPELARGIGRSLGEFRKAKDDFDRELNRAADDLEEEKKKKLSDASPSSGPSDKT, from the coding sequence ATGATGCTTGCTTTTCTCAATCTGGGTGGTCCGGAGATCATCTTTATCTTTCTGGCCATCATTCTCCTGTTCGGGGCCAAAAAACTGCCCGAACTGGCCCGTGGTATCGGTCGCAGCCTGGGGGAATTTCGCAAGGCCAAAGACGACTTCGACCGCGAACTGAACCGTGCGGCGGATGATCTCGAAGAAGAGAAAAAGAAAAAGCTCTCGGACGCTTCACCCTCATCTGGCCCTTCGGACAAGACCTGA